The following nucleotide sequence is from Rhizobium bangladeshense.
CTGCTAGGCCGTTCGGCTGATCGAACGGCCACGCCTGTCCCGGCGGTTTTCAGTTTTCTGGGGACAAGCGTCTCCTGCCGCGACCGCTCGTTGCGCGCTCGCGTTCAAGTCAGTGTCAGTTTCGCTCTCCTCCTTGACCTCCCTAACGCCGTGTTGGGCGGCTCCTATGCCGCCTTCGCTACATTGATGTTGTCACCAACTAGCCGCCGAAAACGGGAAGGCGTCATTCCCTTCTCCGCGAGAAACTGGCGGTTGAAGTTGGACAGATTGTTGAAGCCGACTTCGAAGCAGATATCGGTGATCGATGCATGGTCGTCACTCATCAGGATCTGGCAGGCGAGATTGATGCGCAGGCGTTTCACATATTGCACGAGCGACATGCCGGTATGGCGGCGGAAGGCACGTGAAAAGGCGCCTGTGGACTGTTCGGCAATCTTCGCGAGATCCGCTTCGTCGAAGGATTTTGTCAGGTTTTCTCTGATATAGGCGAGCGCCTTGTTGATGCCGGCAGACATATAGCCCGATGGATCGGGCAGATAGCTCGGGCTTGCGAGAAGCTGGGCATCCTGCGCGCGGCTGAGCAGGCCGACGATCATCATGAAAAGCTCGATACGGCGCACGCCCTGCGCCTGCTGCACCTCGCCCATCAGCGGCGCCACCTGCCGGCTGGTCTCGGCGCCGAAGAGCACACCGCGGCGGGATGCTTCGAGAACCGGCTCGAAGGGACCGAGCTCGGGCAGCACCTTCATCGTGTCGCTGATGAAAGTCTCGCTGAACTGGATGAGCTGGCATCGAAGCGGAATGCTTGAGCCCTTCGGGACGTCGCTGATCCAGTTGTGGGGAAGATTGGGACCGGCAAGCACAAGATTGCCGGGTTCGAATTCGCCAATGAAATCGCCGACGAAATAGCGCCCGGTCGTCGCTACGACGAGATGCAGTTCGTACTCCGGATGAAAATGCCAGCGAACGGTGTGGTAAGGATAGCCATGCGCTTTCGTTGCGAAGGATTCGCCCGGTCTGATCTGAACAACTTCCAAGTCAGGTTCCATTGTCCCTCCTCCGAGGATGGGTACCAAGCCCCGCGCCAAATTGCCTCTTTGGCCTTGTTGTTGAGGCGAGTGTAGTGGGCTCGTTTCACGCGCGCCACCACGATTCCTGGCCAAAACCGATACTTTTTTGATGATTGACGCTGCGCAGGCGGGGCAAAGACAACAGCAACCCGCCTTTGAGATCATCCAATTTGGTCTCAGGCGGCCAGGGCGGCGATGACGTTTCTGACGAGCGCAGCCGAAGACAGCCGACTCGTGGCGCAGCTCGGAGCGCCGATCGCACCGACACGCACGGAAACCCCGCCGCGCGCATTGGCGATCGCAAACATCGACTCGTCGGTCAAATCATCGCCGATGGTGATCGGGCAGCGATTCTTGAAAGGATCGGACTGGAAAAACCGCTCCAGCGCATCGCCTTTGCTCGACCGTGCCGGCCGCAGCTCGAACACCATCTTGCCGAGCTGCAACGCCCAGTTCGGCCCGGCAAGCTCCGCATAGTGGTGCATGCGCTCTTCGAGCACCTTTTCATATTCGGGCGCAAGCCGGTAGTGAGCGGCAACGGCTGCCCCCTTGTCCTCGATCAGAACCCCGGGATAATGTTCGGCTTCAGCGGTCAGCGCATGTTTCAGCGCCTGGAACTCTGGGGTCGCCTCGAGCGTGTGCATTCCTGTGGCGCTCCGGATCTCGGCGCCATGCAAGCCCGCCGTCGGAAATGCAAAGGGTTTGAACAGCGCGTCGGCATAGGCGAGCGAGCGCCCGGTGACCAGCGCCAGGGCGCCGCCGAGCTTGTTCGACAGGCGGTGAAGTTGTCCGGGAAGTGCTTCCGGAACTTCGATCGCATCCGGGGTCGGTGCGAGATTGAGCAGCGTTCCGTCGATGTCGAGGAACATCGCCCAGCGATCCGGTTCCTCCAGCACCATTGAAAGCATTTCCTGCGTAGCGGCGTCGTCCTGCACGGCATTCTCCAAACTCTGCAATCATTGAAGCTAGGTCGCTGGTCGAAGAGGGCAAGATGACTTTTCAGGCTCCGGAACATCCAGTGGATGGTCCGCGTTTTGTTTCGCCTGTTCAGAGCACTCGCGGCGGGAAAGGGACATCGATGGCCAGACGCAATCCGGAGCCCAGTGACGGGGCGAGTGCCCCATTGGCCCATGGCGCGATGGTCCTGCCGTTGGTAACGATCGACGATTACAACAATGAACTGCGTGATAAGAACGGCTTCGTTGGCGACAACGCCAACAAGAAGACCTTTCAACAGAAGCTAGACGATTGGAGAAAGCGTGTCCGCAAGTTCGGAGACGACCCTCTCGGCAAGGCTGCGACAGCAGAGCTTTCCAAGAAGAAAATCGAGTCTCTGCTGAAAGGAGACGATATGGAGGCCGCGGCCCTGATCATGGGTGCGGTGGAGGATTTCGCGCAGGAGTTTGCCGACGTTATCGGCAAGTTCCTCAAGGACGAGCGCTGGTTCAAGACCGAGCGCATCGTCGTCGGCGGCGGCTTCAGGCAAAGCCGCTTTGGAGAACTGGCGATCGCAAGGACCATGATTCTTCTCAAGGCTGGAGGCATCGATATCGAGCTCATCCCGATCGTCCACCATCCCGACGAGGCGGGACTGATCGGCTCCGTGCATCTGATGCCACCCTGGATGTTCAAAGGCTATAAAGCGATGCTGGCCGTCGATATCGGCGGCACGAATGTCCGTGCTGGCGTTGTCGAGTTCGGAAAGGAAAAAAAGCCGCACTTTGCCGATGCGAGCGTCTGGGAATCCGCCATCTGGCGCCACGCCGATGACGAGCCGAGCCGCAGTGCAACGATGGAAAAGCTGGTGGCGATGCTACAGGAACTGATAGAAAAGGCCGAGAAGGCCAATCTGAAGCCTGCCCCGATCATCGGGATTGGCTGTCCAGGCATCATCAAGGCCGACGGCTCGATCGAACGCGGCGGACAAAACCTGCCAGGCGGCAATTGGGAAAGCGACAACTTCAACCTTCCCGCCGCACTGATGAAGGCCATTCCCTCAATTGGCGATCACAGCACATTCGTGATGATGCACAACGACGCCGTCGTGCAGGGATTGTCACAGATCCCCTTCATGGAGGACGTGTCGAGATGGGCGGTGCTGACAATCGGCACCGGGTTGGGCAATGCGCATTTTACCAACCGCGAGGGATGAAACCGCGACAGTCCTGCCATGGACGGGAAAACAGCCGGCAAACAATGACCATGTCGCCCTCTCCGCGCCGACCGCGATACAGCAGCGGCCGGCGTTGCGTCGCTTATGGTAAATAACAGGTAAACAACGAGGAATTCGGCAGACGGAAGCCAACCGGCGGATAAGTTCCGATAGAGGAGACCCGGTTTCGGGGAGAGACAGGTCAACGCCGCAACTATTTGCCGAGCTTGATGATAGCCGTCATGGCCTGATTCGCATAGCGCAGGTGTTGCAACCCTCACAGTCGGTGCGCCCATAATGTCCCTTCGCGCCAACTGTTCCTGTCCACGCCCAGCCGCGAACCACGGCCGACTGGTGTCATCGCGCTGACATTCGGCTGGCTCAGTCGTCGCATTCAGATGCCGTACAAGCATCACACGGAAAGCAATCAGGTCGCAACCATTGCAGTCGTGAGTGGCGGCACAACTCCGTCGCCAGAGCCGCGGCAGCAACTCGCGACTCTGGCAGTGCGCATTGCCCAACCGAACGCGGTTCGGCGATCCGTCGGACATGCGGACGATCGGTCCTGTCGCAAGCGTCATCTCGGCGCGGCGCTTGCTTAAGCCCCTC
It contains:
- the otsB gene encoding trehalose-phosphatase; the protein is MQSLENAVQDDAATQEMLSMVLEEPDRWAMFLDIDGTLLNLAPTPDAIEVPEALPGQLHRLSNKLGGALALVTGRSLAYADALFKPFAFPTAGLHGAEIRSATGMHTLEATPEFQALKHALTAEAEHYPGVLIEDKGAAVAAHYRLAPEYEKVLEERMHHYAELAGPNWALQLGKMVFELRPARSSKGDALERFFQSDPFKNRCPITIGDDLTDESMFAIANARGGVSVRVGAIGAPSCATSRLSSAALVRNVIAALAA
- a CDS encoding helix-turn-helix domain-containing protein; amino-acid sequence: MEPDLEVVQIRPGESFATKAHGYPYHTVRWHFHPEYELHLVVATTGRYFVGDFIGEFEPGNLVLAGPNLPHNWISDVPKGSSIPLRCQLIQFSETFISDTMKVLPELGPFEPVLEASRRGVLFGAETSRQVAPLMGEVQQAQGVRRIELFMMIVGLLSRAQDAQLLASPSYLPDPSGYMSAGINKALAYIRENLTKSFDEADLAKIAEQSTGAFSRAFRRHTGMSLVQYVKRLRINLACQILMSDDHASITDICFEVGFNNLSNFNRQFLAEKGMTPSRFRRLVGDNINVAKAA
- a CDS encoding ROK family protein: MARRNPEPSDGASAPLAHGAMVLPLVTIDDYNNELRDKNGFVGDNANKKTFQQKLDDWRKRVRKFGDDPLGKAATAELSKKKIESLLKGDDMEAAALIMGAVEDFAQEFADVIGKFLKDERWFKTERIVVGGGFRQSRFGELAIARTMILLKAGGIDIELIPIVHHPDEAGLIGSVHLMPPWMFKGYKAMLAVDIGGTNVRAGVVEFGKEKKPHFADASVWESAIWRHADDEPSRSATMEKLVAMLQELIEKAEKANLKPAPIIGIGCPGIIKADGSIERGGQNLPGGNWESDNFNLPAALMKAIPSIGDHSTFVMMHNDAVVQGLSQIPFMEDVSRWAVLTIGTGLGNAHFTNREG